DNA from Brassica napus cultivar Da-Ae chromosome C4, Da-Ae, whole genome shotgun sequence:
tgatgtcgccctaatgaagagggcgtatagcaacaagaagaccggccagattgatgatggtcttgtgagggaagtggtcaccctggtccaaactcaggtgcaagacgaagtgtctcagcttcaacccgacgatgacgattcgacggcttcgaccaacttgtcccggtttcgaatcaacgaaatcgttgaatcggtaagttctttttttaaagttcaattcatttatttcttgatttttattttatcatctttttatattatttaaatttggctattttctattttagtcggttccaaagaagaagggacgtttggtcggtttgggtcgtcgcccccggtcggtttgggtcgtcgcccccggtcggttcctccttcttctgcaccaccgccctttgttgaaccagaagtacttacggctcaattgaaggacaaggatgatcgcatatctttgttggagacccagatggcggctcaacaagcgggctatgaggcacagaagaggctgaaccagcaaatgatggagatgatgcagaggatgtacccgaacgaggtgttcccgaacgtacaagacccgtagttttttttttttttcaaaaactcagaatgttttatttttatttgtacaactttgaatattatctaatatgttttcaattttaattttaattttatattttcgaatttaaatttcaaaaaaattatttttaaaaaaaaaattaattttttttgaaattccgaggaaatgaaccctcggaaatttccgacgaacatttcctcggaataagtcgtcggaatataccgagggagtccttcctcggaattttccaagggctccgttcctcggaaattcccgatgaaaattccgaggaacatttcgtcggaacttccgaggattggaccatcggaaaatccatcgaaatattccgaggaagttctccctcggtatattccgaggacctttccgacgaactggtggtcctcggagtttcctcggaaattcatttcctcggaattccgtcggaaatttccgagggatttccgaggaaaaataaATTTCCGAAGAGTtttttccgaggacttgtttcgtcggtatgtcgtcggaataacgttattccgacgacataccgacgattttttccctcggtatgtcgctgttttcttgtagtgtataaataaaaaaaattatttaataaatattcatattaaaagtatatgtATGTACCACATAAAACTAATAGTTTTAGTTCTTAATTTTCATTGAACAAGTATTAataacttaatattttaattttacattaaattttttaatacaattttaaattactaaaattattaaagtcagtactaaaatttttgttttctatgaccataaaatcatatgagtacaaagtcttatttatatataatcatatttaaaaattgtacTATATATGTATGCTAATAACATATAAGATTGtcttgatttatttattattgcaaaatagaaaataaaaagagtgactattttgatttatatgtttataccaatttaattatatatataatagttacttgcttcttattattatttcttattttatgatatgtaaaaatgcaaaataaataatagtgtacgtaaaaaaatttatatatctaatgtTCGTCTCGCACAAATCGCGGATATTAACCTAGTAAGACATTATTTGTCTAAACTTCTGGTGTGAAACTTGGATTGACATATCTTAACTTAGATCAAGAATTTCTCTTCAACCGGTTTGATTCCGTCTTTTATGGATTGTTTCCAGTTTTTTACCCGAACGTTTTCGTTGAAAACcataaaacatcttatatattaaaacagaagtcacaactttgattcacgtgtgattttttaaaaaatggatccAATGGACTTATTCCtataaagtcatgttacatttaatcttgaatcttatcatttaaattttgggccaaccagaaatttttattgggctatcaataattggatttaaacaatagatgatccattggatttatagatagtataaattaaatagatataatttaatgatgTAATACTATATCtccatatattaattatttaaatatttgtcgatattaacttttaaaattataaagattttttaaaataacaaaaatcatattatctaacaatgattaatctttactaccttaaaccaataaaatttttttaaactatatagtttatttaaaaattaaacaaaaactaaatgtttaattatttactcgataatataaatctatgaagcgaaaagtttaattttttaaaactttctaatttgtgaaatgttacagtatttttgaatatgacaataaaataatattttagtaatatttatatatattgttacgattttaataatgaaataataatccgaaaatatatatatagaagaagatacaaatacatgtgaaattttgaaacaatctattcaatgaaaaatatatatcgtaaacttattatgttttaaaaattgatagacacatatatattataatatatactaatttagaattgaaaacaaaatgtttatacaaaagtaaatgaaaacaaaaattcgcGCGGTTGCACGGTTGAGATCTAGTTTTTGAAcggtttataaatatttatactaaagAAAAGTaacttgattaaaaaaatttgtataaatacTGAACATGTGTAACAACCAGATATACATCCAATCGTTGAAAAGGTTTTTAAAAAGAGCTCGATAGAAAAACCTGTAAAGACAGCCGTATGATGAATTTGTCACCAAGTGCTAGAAAAACTGCGATGCCATGTGTTTTAGAGGAAACACAATACATCTTCCCCGCCGGATCACCTACGCTCGTCGAGTTATTGAAAGACTGCGACAATTTCGGGAAAGAAGATTCCAGCTCCGTCACCAGAAGCGACGACACGGCTCATCACATAATAGATATCGATGCTTTACAAGTACCACCAGCTGTGCCGTTTGTCTTAGCCTTCAACAACCTCGAATACAGTGTCACTCTTCGCCAACGGTTTGGTTCCTCGTCCACTTCGGTGAAGACTCTACTCGATGACGTTTCCGGGGAGGCTTGCGACGGCGATATCCTCGCCGTTCTCGGTGCAACCGGAGCTGGAAAGTCCACGTTGATCGATGCATTAGCGGGACGTGTTGCAAAGGAGAGTAAGAGGCTCCATGACACTAAACGGAGATAACGCTTTGCAATCTAGCTTGTTGAAAGTAATATCTGCTTACGTCATGCAAGACGATCTCTTGTTTCCCATGCTGACCGTCAAAGAAACACTTATGTTCGCTTCTGAGTTTCGCCTCCCGAGAAGCTTGTCCAAATCCAAAAAATGGAGCGTGTTGAAGCCTTAATATATAGACCAACTAGGGCTCAGAAGTGCGGCGGATACAAGAATAGGAGATGAAGGACACCGTGGAGTCTCCGGTGGAGAGCGGCGGCGCGTATCAATCGGTATCGACATTATCCACGACCCTATTGTGTTGTTCCTGGACGAACCTACGTCGGGGTTGGATTCCACCAACGCATCCAAAACCCTCTATCACCCACCATTACTGCTGCAGCTACTACCTCTTCCCCTCCCCTTATACTCGATGCTCCACTGAACCCTaacgctcctcctcctcctaccCTCAACCCTGCTCCTCCTCATAAAACTGCTTCAAATACAATCAACACCCAAACTAACAAACCAACTCGCCCTCAACCTCCCTTAGTTGAACGCCTCAGACTTTCAAATGATAAGTCACTCTCGAGACTCGCTCCGGTTTCGATCTCTGATTCTGGAAGGCCTCGTGTCCTAATTCCTGACAGTGTCTTCTTAAAAGGGGCAGAAATGCACAAAGATTTCATTGTCTGCCATTTCAACGGCAGGCCTCCACCTTTCAGTCAGATTTAGAGCGTTCTGAATCATATGTGGGGTAAAGGTAAAAGGGTTGAGATTCACAACAACCCTTTATCTCGCTCCATGCTTGTTCGGATCCCCAGTGACTATCTACGCCaaaaaatcttggagaagaaTGTATGGTACGTGGGAGATTCCATGTTCCATGCTTCTCAATGGAGCTCCAGCTCTGATAACTCTTCACCTAGAGAAGCAATTCAAATTTGGGCCCATTTAACCGGTGTTCCTCTGGACCTGCGTTATAAAGAGGGTCTCAGTTTAGTTGCAGGGCTAATAGGTGAACCTAAGGAGACGGATGAGTTTACCTTAAACCTTGTCAGTCTGGAGCTTTCTCATGTGAAGGTAGAAATCAACTTATCTGAGCCACTGCCTCGGGTGGTCGAATTTGTAAGGCAGAGTGGAGAAGTTGTCGAAGTGCAAGTAGACTACCCCTGGGTACCTCCTACTTGTACACACTGTAAAGCGTTGGGTCATATATCTCGAAATTTCCTTCTACTCCCAGCTCAACCGCAAAAAGACTCCCCAAAAGGATCCAAAGCACATGAAAGATTAGCACCTAAGGCTACCCCAAAGGAAAAGATTATGCTCCTATAGGTGCTGGCCCTCCTCTAGTTCCTGCTGCTCTCCCCTCTGATCACGTTGTTGCCATGACTGATCAGCCCCTCTTGACTCCTCCACAATCTTTGGCGCCTTCCCATCCTTCACCCCCACCCCCTGTTGAGACAGCTGCTCAAGCCCCACCCTCTCCTGATACCTTATCAGCTAAAATATCCTTATCCATCACAAACACTGAATCCTCAAACTCCAAAAACCTTTCTCCTCTACTCCCTGATCCGTCCTCTCCTCTCACCCTCTCTTCCCCTGAAGGGTTTTTGTTTCCTATTAGCCCTCCTGCAACCACAAAAAAACCATCCCTTAAACGTTCAAATTCCATTCCTAGCTTTCACTCCTTTCCTTCTTTTACGAGTCAACTTGCCTATTTCACTTCTCTACCACCTTTAACCCCTAATATCCCTTCCCCTCCTAATATCCGCCCTCATCCTTCTGTTCAAATTCCTACCTCAAACTCTTTTGTTGCTCTGGACACTACGAGTGCTCTTCCCTCTGAAGAGCCTCAAAAtctttaaatatgtataataagACCTTTTTTGGAATGTCCGAGGTCTAAATGACCCGGATAAGCATCAGCCTTTTTGTGATTGGCTACGTAGCCATCAGCCTATTTTTGGTTCTATCCTAGAAACTCATATCAAAGATCATAATCTAAGCCACCTAATGGGAAAGCTCTGTAATGGTTGGAACTATACCTCAAATCACGCATCAGATGAGGACGGCCGAATTGTCATGATCTGGAAACCTTCGGTCAATGTTCGTGTTTTGCACCAGTCTAACCAATTTCTGACCTGCGAAGTTAAGATTCCTGGATCGTCAGTGTTCACTTACACTGCTATTTATGCTCTAAATACACGAAGGGAACATTCTGACCTTTGGGTGGACTTACTGAATCTGCATCAGACACTAGATCTTCATGCTTCTCCTTGGATGCTTGGTGGTGATTTTAATCAAATTCTTCACCCAGCTGAACATTCAGTCCTTGCTGTTGATACCCTATCTCACCACATGATCGAACTAAGAGACTgtctcattcttttttttttttttttttttttgtgcacaagAGACTGTCTCATTCAACTTGAGCTCTTTGATCTAAGATACCAAGGCCCACTCTTTACTAGGAGCAATCACCAACCTGAAAATCCCATAGCCAAAAAACTGGATCGCTTCCTCATCTCTAGCCCCACCCTGAACCTTTTCCCAAACTGCTCTGCAAACTTCCTTCCTCCTCTAATTTCAGACCACTGTCCATGCCTTGTTGACTTAGCCTTCCAAACTCCTACCTCTGGCACAAAACCCTTCAAGTTTTACAACTACCTATCTAAACACCCTGACTTTCACCATGTGGTACTTCAAGCGTGGACTGAGGCCGGAAGTCTAGTGACAAATCTCACGGACCTATGCTGGAAGCAAAAGCAAATCAAAAGGGAGTTAAAAAGATTAAATAGAGAAAACTTTTCACAAATTCAAAAGAGAGTATGTGAGGCTAACCGTTTGTTGCAAGATGTGCAGGTACAAGCTCTTCATACGCCATCAGCTTCATTATTCGAGATGGAGAAGGACCTGTTAAAAAAATGGCAGTTCCTGAGGATAATTGAGGAATGTTACTTAAGGCAGAGATCTAGAATCAACTGGCTAAAGGACGGAGATCAGAACTCGGCTTACTTCTTTCGGGTGGTCCAAGCACGTTTGAACTACAATGCTATCAGATCTTTCATTCTTCCTTCAGGCGTGGTGATCTCAGACCCCTTGCAGATGACTACTCACGCCATTCAACACTTTCAGTCTATACTGGGTCCCTTACTACTCCCTCCTGTTCCACTACTCTCCACTTCTTCTTGGTTCCAGTCTCTCTCGCTCTTCTTTTGTTCTCCTCCTGAGGCTCAACTAATGCTCAGTCTCCCAACTCCTGAGGAGATTACAAAGGTCCTTCTGAGGCTGAATCCAAATAAGGCGCCGGGCCCGGATGGTCTAACCTCTGGATTCTACAAAGCGGCTTGGGACATTGTAGGATCGGAAGTCATCAGCTCTATCTCTCAGTTATTCACATCTTCGTACCTGCCCACAGCTGCCAACTCAACGATCCTATCTCTTGTTCCAAAAAGACCTGGAGCCTCCCTCATCACTGACTATAGACCTATCTCGTGTCTGAATACGGTCTACAAAACTATCTCCAGATTGATTGTGAAGCGACTTAAGCCGATCCTGTCTACTTTCATAGTCCCAAACCAAACTGCTTTCGTCAAAGGGAGACTCCTTGTGGAAAACACCGTCCTTGCTTCTGAGCTGATTAATGGTTACCACAAAAACTCGAGTCAGAAACGTATAACGATCAAAGTGGATATAGCTAAAGCTTTTGATACCCTCTCGTGGAATTTTCTACTTAGCTGTCTACAAGGGATAGGCTTACCTGAGAAGTTTGTTGGTTGGTTGAAAGAGTGTGTTTGCACAACCAGCTTCACGTTAGGCTACAATGGCGCAGTACATGGGTTCTTCAAGGGTAGGAGGGGCCTCAGACAGGGGGACCCCCTTTCTCCCTATCTGTTTGTCATCGCGCTTAACAACCTGTCGCTTATGCTGAACAAAGCTGCTCGTGAACTGAAGTTTAATTACCAGCTTCGCTGTGACTCTCCTAAACTGACACATCTGTGCTTTGCTGACGACCTACTCATATTTATGGATGGCTCCATTCAATCCCTCCAAACGGTCCTGCAAATACTAAAAGAGTTTGAACTACGCTCTGGATTAGCAGTCAGCATGCAGAAgtcctctttcttctcttcaggACTCACTGATGAAGAACGAGACCTCATTCAATTCTCGACGGGCATGCCTCAAGGTACCCTTCCTGTTCGCTACCTTGGCGTTCCTCTCTGCACCAAAAAACTCTCATTACTCGACTGTGAAGTACTGATCCAGCAAGTAAAGAGGAAATTTAACTCGTGGACTGTGAGAGCCTTATCTTTCGCTGGACGCCTCCTGCTCATCAAGACGGTCATCGCGGGAATCACTAATTTCTGGTGCTCCTCATTTGTGCTCCCAAAAGCATGTATAAAGCGTATAAACTCACTTTGTGGAATTTTCTTGTGGAGAGGAAACATTGATGAGCATCACACGGCAAGGGTCAGTTGGGAAGTTGTAACAAGGCCTAAAAAGGAAGGAGGACTAGGAGTGAGGAATCTTACGCAGTGGAATaaagcttgtctgatgaagctAATCTGGCTTCTCTTCTTTCAAGCGGGTTCAATTTGGGTTGCTTGGTTCACAGTGACAGTGGTTGATGGGGATCTCAGTTCATTCTGGACAATTAAACCTAGCACACGTAACTCAAGGTTAGTCAACAAACTACTAAAGTTGAGGGGAGAGGTCTATAATTGGATCAAGCTGCGGATCGGGAATGGCGATAAAGCAAGGTTCTGGACAGATAACTGGTCACCTTTTGGCTCGTTGCAGAGGTTCCTTGCCAATGACTCAAACTTCTCACTTGGAGTACCAGCTGAAGCAACTGTTTCTACGCTTTTCAGGCATGATCACTGGCTCCTCCCTCACCCACGATCTGAAAAGCAACTACAGCTACACGTCTTTCTCACGACCGTTGTACTGTCACCAGAGGAAGATCACTATGAATGGGAGGTGGAGGGAAAAACCTCATCACTCTACTCCACGGGTCAGGTTTACAATTGCTTAACTACTCATGGTGCTGTTGTTCCTTGGGAGAATATTATCTGGATCACTGGGGGTATTCCAAAGCACTCTTTCCTCTGCTGGCTCTTCATCCTTAACCGCTGCCCCACTCGAGACCGTCTACTTAGATGGGGACTACAAACTTCACCGAATTGTTTGATCTGTAACACCAGTCCTGAGTCGCGCGATCACCTTTTCTTCAGTTGTCCCTTCTCGTGGAACTTGTGGTCTCTTCTCGCCATCCGCGCTGGTCTGAACCCTGAACAACAATGGACTTGTGTTACAACCCAACTACAAGCCTTAAACAGCAGGAACTGGAAAGGACGACTTATACTACTCACCTGGCAGTGCTGCATATACTGGATTTGGCAAGAACGCAACGGAAGACTCCACCGCAACGCTTTCCGTTCCGTTGATGCTCTTCTGAGGATGATTGATCGACAGATTCGCGATCGGATCTTGAGCTACAGAAACAACAACCCACAACTCTCCTCCAGAATGTTGCAACTTTGGCTTGCTTAAGGCTCCACCTTTACCTTCGTACTCATCGACTTCGAAACCATCGACTGAAAAAAATGACCTTCTGCGTTTCTTTTTTCTACGGGGTTTTGGGCTATTTCTAAACTAATGGGCTATTATGATATTTGATTTGGGTAAACTTAATTGGGTTCGGCTTAGCTCGGAAAACTCTAGTCTTTTGGCTTGtattatgttttgtttcttatgcatttaatatgaaattaagttaaaaaaaaaaagttcttaaAAGAATAGCTCAGAGTGGCAGTATCGTAATTATGTCGATGCATCAACCTAGTGCAAGAATACTAGATTTGCTTGACGGTCTTATCATCTTATCTCGTGTTAAGAGTGTGTTCAATGGACCTCCGGCTAGTCTTCCGTCTTTCTTCTCCGACTTTGGTCATCCCATCCCGGAGAGAGAGAACATCACCGAGTTCGCTCTTGACCTAGTTCGAGAGCTTGAAAGAGAGTCCACCGAAGGAACTAGAGAGCTAGTAGATTTCAACGAAGGATGGCAGAAAAAGAAATTCGCTCGAGACACGACACAAACTGCATCTCAACAAGCCTTGTCCTTAAAAGAAGCCATCGATGCAAGTGTCTCTAGAGGCAAACTAGTCTCAGGCTCGTCCGGTTCTATGGAAACAATATCTTCATACGCAAACCCGTCACTGTTTGAAACATTCATCTTAGCCAAACGTTACATGAAAAACTGGATTCGAATGCCTGAGCTTGTCGGAACAAGGATAGCTACCGTCATGGTCACCGGTTTTCTATTAGCCACGGTCTATTGGAAGCTAGACAATACTCCAAGAGGTGCAAACGAGAGATTGACCTTCTTTGCATTCGTTATGCCCACAATGTTCTATTGCTGTCTAGACAATGTCCCTGTTTTTATCCAAGAACGGTTCATTTTCTTAAGAGAGACAACACACAACTCATACAGAACATCTTCATACGTCATATCTCATTCTCTCGTGACCATGCATCAGTTAATAGCCCCGTCCATAGTGTTTGCCTCCATTACATTCTGGACCGTTGGTTTGAACGGTGGGTTACAAGGTTTCCTCTTCTATGTCCTCATAATCTATGCTTCGTTTTGATCGGGATCATCTGTTGTTACTTTCATATCTGGTGTTCTTCCGAACATCATGTTAAGTTACATGGTCGCAATATCCTATCTCGCTTACTGTTTACTCTTGAGTGGGTTCTACGTGAACCGAGATCGTATACCAATCTACTGGATGTGGTTCCATTACATTTCACTGCTCAAGTTTCCCTACGAGGCTGTCTTAATCAACGAGTTTGATGACCCGTCTCGTTGCTTTGTTAAGGGAGTTCAAGTGTTCGATGGTACTCTTATCGGAGGAGTGTCTGATTCGGGAAAGGTTAAGCTCCTGCAAACTCTGGGAATGTCGCTAAGGAAGAGGATAACGGAGTTAACATGTTTAAGGACAGGATCTGACTTACTTGTACAGCAAGGTATTACTCAACTGAGTAAGTGGGATTGCTTGTGGATTACGTTTGCTTGTGGCCTCTTTTTCAGGATCTTGTTTTACTTTGCTTTACTGTTTGGGAGCAAAAATAAGAGGACGTGAGGTAGTAGTCCCCACAAATAAGTATGTGCGCTGTAAGGGCAGGATTATCGGAAGGGAAACGGTTTTTTAGTGGGATTTTTAGGTGGGGGGACCACAAAAAAGGGAAAATCGGTTACAGGAAAGCCAAAATAAGGACCACTGTTTGGTGAGTTTTTGAACTGTTTGcgggccccactgacacgtggcggcccgcaatTGGTtggtctttaattttttttttttttactcagacaaaaaaaaattaaaaaaaattaaaaaaaaaaaaaaaccccatgTGGGGTTTCGGCGTTAATCCTGCTCTTACATATTTATGTGAGgcttaaaaaattttaaataatagtttCTCGAACAGTGGTTGTATACTAATAGCAGTAACATTTATGATCGTTTTATCTGTATGTATTTTTCtgtaataaatattcaaaaataaagtatttatatacttttccgagtcatttatgtaaaatatatatttcataagatggttttttaaaggaaaacttatttaaaatacttttgAGCTGATTTCTTAATTATCTGAGATACAATATTTCAAACTTCTATGTTAGATAGtagcaatataaatattttacaagtATCTCTACTTGGTAGAAACCTAATTAAAGAATATTTTACCAGTttaacattaatattttaataaaatttgggGTTTCTAGAAATAAAATCTTTGAAGTGGCCATTATGtctattcaaataaatttataaatttcttaaCTTTTTAGTAATAGATTAGTATTATACTATTGTTACTTgtaactatattattaaaacataaacattgTGTTGAACCTAACCTTTATTTTGtaagttaaattaaatacacCTTTTTACTTAATTGTTAAATTTACGTCAAATcactaatattattttatttatactactagccatgtttccaaacaatatatTTCTCTCTAGGTTTGAGTATCCGGGTCTTCGGATTGGATCTTGTTGGGTCCGGATCCTTGGGGTCATAGAAATTTGGACCCAACTAGATACTTATAATTTTTCGTCGGTTCCGGGTCAGATCTTGTCGGGTCCACTTGTCTCGGACCCGTTAACACTCAAATTTTTTCAGATCTTTATGGTGTCAGTTTCCCGATATTTCATATCCATTTTCGGGTAAATATCACGtatttcgggtcggttcctagTATTTCAAATCGGTTTCACGTATTTTTGGGTCTAAAATGTGAGTTTTGGGTCTATTTTTACTCATGAACCTGCATATTACCCAAACATAAAACCATAGCCATTTCAAAACTGCAATAAGCATGacaaaaaacaatttgaaaacTTGCAGTACACAGTATATAGTTAAATCGTACAGGTTCGATAAGTCATTAAGTTTACAAAGGGAAGTGTAAGCATCAGGTTGTACAATAAGTCATTAAGTCTAATAAATGTCAGTTCCAAAAATACCCTACTGGTCTCGGGTCGGTTCTGGACCCGAACCTGTATTTTCAGGTCAGTTTCGGGTCGGATCTTCGGGTGCGGATAAAATGATCAGGCTTACTCctttctttatattattatttatattttcaaacaacACTGTAATTAATTTTGtgtccaaacaatataaaatattaaaactcaTCTTTTTAATAAGTCCTaacaattttctttcaaatgatTCAGATAAAttaagtaattaaaaaaaatcaaataattt
Protein-coding regions in this window:
- the LOC106391239 gene encoding ABC transporter G family member 19-like — encoded protein: MSMHQPSARILDLLDGLIILSRVKSVFNGPPASLPSFFSDFGHPIPERENITEFALDLVRELERESTEGTRELVDFNEGWQKKKFARDTTQTASQQALSLKEAIDASVSRGKLVSGSSGSMETISSYANPSLFETFILAKRYMKNWIRMPELVGTRIATVMVTGFLLATVYWKLDNTPRGANERLTFFAFVMPTMFYCCLDNVPVFIQERFIFLRETTHNSYRTSSYVISHSLVTMHQLIAPSIVFASITFWTVGLNGGLQGFLFYVLIIYASF